The following are from one region of the Equus przewalskii isolate Varuska unplaced genomic scaffold, EquPr2 contig_452, whole genome shotgun sequence genome:
- the LOC103543708 gene encoding olfactory receptor 4P4-like, with amino-acid sequence MENTNNVTEFVLLGLSQNKKIKSLCFLLFLLYYIAIWMGNLIIMISITCSQLIEQPMYFFLNYFAVSDLCYTSIVTPKLIIDLLTESNVISYSSCMAQLCAMHFFGGIEVFILTVMAFDRSVAICKPRHYTLIMSKHRCYVMVTACCNGAFLHSCVQFVLTVNLPFCGANEIYHYFCDVYPLLKLACMDTYTVGILVVANSGMMGLVTFVVLMLSYFLILYTIRGYPEESHTKALSTCGSHITVVVLFFVPVLFIYIRPATTLPEDKVFALFYTIIAPMFNPLIYTLRNTEMKNALRKVWCQKSLLSGRQIV; translated from the coding sequence ATGGAAAATACCAACAATGTCACTGAATTTGTTCTTTTGGGTCTTTCccagaataagaaaattaaaagcttgtGCTTTCTACTATTCTTACTTTATTACATAGCTATTTGGATGGGAAACTTGATCATAATGATTTCTATTACATGTAGTCAGCTAATTGAACaacccatgtatttcttccttaattacTTTGCTGTCTCAGATCTATGTTACACCTCAATAGTGACACCCAAGCTAATCATTGACTTACTGACAGAAAGTAATGTGATTTCTTATTCTAGCTGCATGGCACAGCTTTGTGCCATGCACTTCTTTGGAGGCATTGAGGTCTTTATCCTCACAGTTATGGCCTTTGACCGCtctgtggccatctgcaagccccgGCACTATACTCTTATCATGAGTAAGCATAGGTGCTATGTTATGGTCACGGCTTGCTGTAATGGAGCATTCCTGCATTCCTGTGTCCAATTTGTCCTCACCGTCAACTTACCTTTCTGTGGTGCCAATGAAATATATCACTATTTCTGTGATGTGTATCCTTTGCTGAAACTGGCCTGCATGGACACATACACTGTTGGGATCCTGGTGGTTGCCAATTCGGGCATGATGGGTTTGGTGACATTTGTGGTCTTGATGCTGTCTTACTTTTTGATATTATATACCATCAGGGGTTACCCTGAAGAGAGCCACACCAAAGCTCTTTCCACTTGCGGTTCACACATCACAGTTGTGGTTCTGTTCTTTGTGCCTGTTCTCTTCATTTACATTAGACCAGCCACAACTCTCCCAGAAGACAAAGTGTTTGCTCTTTTCTACACCATCATTGCTCCCATGTTCAACCCTCTGATCTACACACTGAGAAACACGGAGATGAAGAATGCCTTGAGGAAAGTGTGGTGCCAGAAATCACTTTTGAGTGGAAGGCAAATTGTCTGA